TGGTTGACCTTGAAGACGATGGTCTTGTCGGCGTTGTCGGCCGGGGCCGAGACCAGCACGCGCTTGGCGCCCGCCTTCAGGTGGGCCGAGGCCTTGTCCTTCGACGTGAAGATGCCCGTGCATTCCAGGGCGATGTCCACCTTCAATTCGGCGTGCGGCAGGTTGGCCGGGTCGCGCTCGGCCGTGACCTTGATCTTACCCGTGCCGACGTCGATCCAGTCCTCGCCGGTCGTGACCGTGCCGGGGAAGCGGCCGTGCACCGAGTCATAGCGGAACAGGTGGGCGTTGGTCTCGACCGGGCCCAGGTCGTTGATCGCCACGACCTCGATGTCCTTGCGGCCGTGCTCGACGATCGAGCGAAGGACGAGGCGGCCGATGCGGCCGAAGCCGTTGATGGCGACGCGAACGGTCATGGGGAGCAGTCTCCTGAACAAGGGGCGGTTGTGATTGGCGCCTTAGTGGGACGGAGCGCGCGCGGTTGCAACCCCGTCCCCGTCACAAGGCCCGTAACAAGATATGATCGCCTGTAACCGTCCGGATGCGGTCAAGCCGCTCAGCAGCAGCGGAAGCCGCCGCCTTCGCCGAACCGTCGCGCTTCGTGCAGGCGGAAGAAGGCGGTGCGGTCCAGCGGCGCCTGATCCGGATGGGTCGCCTTCGCATGGGCGACATAGGCGTCGTAGTCCGGCTGGCCGATCATCAGCCCGGCGGTGCGGCGGGCGTCCTTGCCCCACCGCACCAGGGTGTCGCGGCAGGCGCAGAACAGGTCCGCGCCGCCGGGGGTGAAGGAAGCAGGCGGCCTAAGCACGGGCGATGTCCATGGCTTCGTCGGCCAGGGTCAGCTCATGCGCGGCCGGGGTCTCGACCACGGTCGGTTGCCCGGACTTCAGCGCCTTGAGACAGGCTCCGACGCCATAGACCACGACCGTCAGCACCACGAACAGGAAGCCCGCCGTCAGCGCCGAGTTGACGTAGTCGTTGACGATGACCCGGTGCATGTCGCCGATGGTCTTGGCCGGGGCCAGGATCTCTCCGGCGGCCATGGCGTCCTGATACTTCCGGGCGTGGGCCAGGAAGCCGATCTTCACGTCGGGGTGGAACAGCTTCTGCAGCCCTGCCGTGACCGTGCAGATCAGCAGCCAGACCGCCGGAACCGCCGTGGCCCAGGCGAACCTGTGCCGTTTCATCTTGAACAGGACGACCGTGCCCAGGATCAGGGCGACCGCCGCCAGCATCTGGTTGGCGATGCCGAACAGGGGCCACAGGCTGTTGATCCCGCCCAGCGGATCGACCACGCCGGTATAGAGGAAATAGCCCCACAGCCCGACCGTCAGGGCCGTGGCCACGACGTTGCCGGTCCAGGACTGGGTCTGGCGCATCTTCGGCACGGCCATGCCCAGCAGATCCTGGATCATGAAGCGGCAGACGCGGGTGCCTGCATCGACCGTGGTGAGGATGAACAGGGCCTCGAACAGGATGGCGAAGTGGTACCAGAAGGCCATCATGGCCTTGCCGCCGATGACGCCCGACAGGATGTGCGCCATGCCCACGGCCAGCGTCGGGGCGCCGCCCGCGCGCGACAGGATGGAGTGTTCGCCCACGTCCTTGGCCAGCTGCTCCAGCTCGGCCGGGGTGATGTGGAAGCCCCACTGGGCCACGGCGGCGGCGGCCGAGGCCGCATTGTCGCCGATGACGGCCACCGGGCTGTTCATGGCGAAATAGACGGCCGGGTCCAGCACGGTGGCGGCGATCAGGGCCATGATGGCTACGAAGCTTTCGCACAGCATGGCACCGTAGCCGATCAGCGGAATCTGGTTCTCATTCTCCAGCAGCTTGGGCGTGGTGCCGGACGAGATCAGGGCGTGGAAGCCGGACACGGCCCCGCAGGCGATGGTGATGAACAGGAAGGGGAAGAGGGCGCCGGAGAAGACGGGGCCGCTGCCGTCGATGAAGGGCGTGATGGCCGGCATCTGAATGTGCGGGCGCACGATCAGAATGCCGATGGCCAGGGCGACGATGGCGCCGATCTTCAGGAAGGTGGACAGGTAGTCGCGCGGCGCCAGCAGCAGCCACACCGGAATGACCGAGGCGATGAAGCCGTAGGCCATCATGGCCAGGGCCAGGGTCGTGCCCGACAGGGTGAAGGCGGGGCCCCAGAACGGATCCGCGGCGATATGGCCGCCGCCGATGATGGCCAGGACCAGCAGCACCACGCCGATGACCGACACCTCGCCCACGCGGCCGGGCCGCAGATAGCGCGTGTACAGGCCCATGAAGACGGCGATGGGAATGGTGGCGGCGACGGTGAACGTTCCCCACGGGCTCTCGGCCAGGGCCTTGACCACCACCAGCGCCAGCACGGCCAGGATGATGACCATGATCATCAGCACCCCGACCTGGGCGATGACGCCGGGGATGGGCCCCATCTCGGTGCGGACCATGTCGCCCAGCGACCGGCCGTCGCGGCGGGTCGACATGAACAGGACGATCATGTCCTGCACCGCGCCCGCCAGCACGGCGCCGACCAGGATCCACAGGACGCCGGGCAGATAGCCCATCTGCGCCGCCAGCACCGGCCCCACCAGGGGGCCCGCGCCCGCGATGGCCGCGAAGTGGTGGCCGAACAGGACGTTGCGCGGCGTCGGCACATAGTCGAGGCCGTCGTTATGTCTGACGGCGGGCGTTGGTCTGCGCGCGTTCAGCCCCAGCACCTTTCCGGCCAGATAGCGGGCGTAGAAACGGTAGGCGATGGCGTAGACGCACAGCGCCGCCACGACGATCCAGACGGCGCTGATGCTTTCGCCCTGGTGCAGGGCGATGACGGCGAGGGCGACGGCCCCCAGAATGGCGATGGCGCCGAAAATCAGCGCGGTCCTGAGCTTGCCCATGGCGAAGGGTCCTCCGGGTCGACTGGGTGCGACCTTTCGCCTTTTTTGGACCCTAATCGCGCCCGGCGCCAATCGACAAAAGTCGTAGGCCGGCTTCCTTCTCCCTTGTGGGAGAAGGTGGGCGCCGGAGGCGCTCGGATGAGGGGTGTTGGCGCGGCGGTTGAGGTTCTGAGCGGACGCGGGCCCTTCTTGAGGAAAGGTGGCGCAAGCACCCCTCATCCGTCAGGCTCCGCCTGCCACCTTCTCCCACAAGGGGAGAAGGATTACGGAGCGACCACTCGCACCTTGCCCGCCGCTTCGCCTGCGCGCGCCCGCGCCTCGGCCGTATCGGCGCCGCGGGCCAGAGCCACGCCCATGCGGCGCGTCGCATAGCTCTCGGGCTTGCCGAACAGGCGCAGGTCGGCGGTCGGGACCGACAGGGCCTCGGCCACGCCCTCGAACACCACGCCTTGCGCCTCGATGCCGCCGTAGATGACGGCGCTGGCGCCCGGCTCGCGCAGGGTCACGTCCACCGGAAGGCCCAGAATGGCGCGGGCGTGCAGCGCGAACTCGCTCATGACCTGCGTGGCCAGCGTCACGAGGCCGGTATCATGCGGACGCGGCGACACCTCCGAGAACCACACCTCGTCGCCCTTCACGAACAGTTCGACGCCGAAGACGCCCAGGCCGCCCAGCGCGTCGGTCACCTTGGCCGCAATGTCTTGCGCCGCCTTCAGCGCGCCGGGACTCATGGCTTGGGGCTGCCAGCTTTCGACATAGTCGCCCTTCTGCTGGCGATGGCCGATGGGGGCGCAGAAGGACGTAGCGATCGCGCCGTCCCGCAATGACCGCACCGTCAGCAGGGTGATCTCATAGTCGAAGTCGATCCGGCCCTCGACGATGACGACGCCGCCCGCGACCCGGCCCGAGGCTTCGGCGTAGGCCCAGGCGTCGGCGACGCCTTCAGGCCCCTCGACATAGGACTGGCCCTTGCCCGAGGACGACATCACCGGCTTGACGAAGCAGGGGAAGCCCACGGTCTGCGCGCCCGCCGCCAGTTCCTGCGCCGAGGCGGCGAAGGCGTAGGGGCTGGTCGGCAGGCCCAGTTCCTCGGCGGCCAGACGGCGGATGCCCTCGCGGTTCATGGTCAGTTGGGTCGCCCGCGCGGTGGGGATGACGCGCGCAAAGCCCGCTTCCTCGATGCCGGCCAGCACTTCGGTGGCGATGGCCTCGATCTCGGGCACGATGATGTGCGGCGCCTCGGCCAGGATCACGCCGTTCAGCACCTGGGCGTCGGTCATGGGGATGACGTGGCTGCGGTGCGCCACCTGCATGGCCGGGGCGTTGGCGTAGCGGTCGACCGCGATCACCTCGGCGCCAAGGCGCTGCAGCTCGATGGCCACTTCCTTGCCTAGTTCGCCCGAGCCGAGCAGCATGACGCGGGTGGCCGTGTCGGAGAGGGGTGTGCCGATACGCATGATCATCTCCGCTTCCTTCTCCCCTTGTGGGAGAAGGTGGGTCGCAGCGCGACCCGGATGAGGGGTGACGGCGGCGCGGTGTCCGATGTCATGCCGCCGGTCGAAAAGATCATTGAGGGGCGCGCCGACACCCCTCATCGGATCTGCTTCGCAGACCACCTTCTCCCACAAGGGGAGAAGGAGTCTTCTTGATCGCTATCGCCTTACGGCTGCTTGAGCGCAGATTACAGCCGGGCCTTGACCTGTTCCACCACGGCCTCGGCGGTGATACCGAACTCGCGGTAGAGGACTTCGGCCGGGGCGGAGGCGCCGAAGCCGGTCATGCCGACAAAGCCGCCATCCTCGCCGATGAAGCGTTCCCAGCCCTGCTTAATCGCGGCCTCGACGGCGACGCGGACCGTGCCGCGGCCGATCACGGCGTCCTGATAGGCCTTGGGCTGCTGCTCGAACAGGGCGAAGCAGGGGACCGAGACGACGCGGGTGGGCGTGCCTTCGGCTTCCAGCATCTCCGCGGCCTTCAGAGCCAGGGCGACCTCGGTGCCGGTGCCGAACAGGGTGACCTTGGCTTCGCCGCTGGCGGCCTTCAGCTCATAGGCGCCCTTGCGCGACAGGTTCTCGCCCGCGTCGGTGACGCGGACCGCCGGGGTCTTCTGGCGCGACAGGCACAGGGCCGTCGGCGTGGTCTTGTGCTGCAGGGCGACCTGCCAGCACTCCAGCG
Above is a window of Brevundimonas naejangsanensis DNA encoding:
- the purT gene encoding formate-dependent phosphoribosylglycinamide formyltransferase, encoding MIMRIGTPLSDTATRVMLLGSGELGKEVAIELQRLGAEVIAVDRYANAPAMQVAHRSHVIPMTDAQVLNGVILAEAPHIIVPEIEAIATEVLAGIEEAGFARVIPTARATQLTMNREGIRRLAAEELGLPTSPYAFAASAQELAAGAQTVGFPCFVKPVMSSSGKGQSYVEGPEGVADAWAYAEASGRVAGGVVIVEGRIDFDYEITLLTVRSLRDGAIATSFCAPIGHRQQKGDYVESWQPQAMSPGALKAAQDIAAKVTDALGGLGVFGVELFVKGDEVWFSEVSPRPHDTGLVTLATQVMSEFALHARAILGLPVDVTLREPGASAVIYGGIEAQGVVFEGVAEALSVPTADLRLFGKPESYATRRMGVALARGADTAEARARAGEAAGKVRVVAP
- a CDS encoding YbdD/YjiX family protein, with protein sequence MLRPPASFTPGGADLFCACRDTLVRWGKDARRTAGLMIGQPDYDAYVAHAKATHPDQAPLDRTAFFRLHEARRFGEGGGFRCC
- a CDS encoding carbon starvation CstA family protein, with the translated sequence MGKLRTALIFGAIAILGAVALAVIALHQGESISAVWIVVAALCVYAIAYRFYARYLAGKVLGLNARRPTPAVRHNDGLDYVPTPRNVLFGHHFAAIAGAGPLVGPVLAAQMGYLPGVLWILVGAVLAGAVQDMIVLFMSTRRDGRSLGDMVRTEMGPIPGVIAQVGVLMIMVIILAVLALVVVKALAESPWGTFTVAATIPIAVFMGLYTRYLRPGRVGEVSVIGVVLLVLAIIGGGHIAADPFWGPAFTLSGTTLALAMMAYGFIASVIPVWLLLAPRDYLSTFLKIGAIVALAIGILIVRPHIQMPAITPFIDGSGPVFSGALFPFLFITIACGAVSGFHALISSGTTPKLLENENQIPLIGYGAMLCESFVAIMALIAATVLDPAVYFAMNSPVAVIGDNAASAAAAVAQWGFHITPAELEQLAKDVGEHSILSRAGGAPTLAVGMAHILSGVIGGKAMMAFWYHFAILFEALFILTTVDAGTRVCRFMIQDLLGMAVPKMRQTQSWTGNVVATALTVGLWGYFLYTGVVDPLGGINSLWPLFGIANQMLAAVALILGTVVLFKMKRHRFAWATAVPAVWLLICTVTAGLQKLFHPDVKIGFLAHARKYQDAMAAGEILAPAKTIGDMHRVIVNDYVNSALTAGFLFVVLTVVVYGVGACLKALKSGQPTVVETPAAHELTLADEAMDIARA